In one window of Leifsonia sp. NPDC080035 DNA:
- the bla gene encoding class A beta-lactamase, whose protein sequence is MDIRTRFLSVIGGTAVAAAVAISGVGASPASPSPHASASAASAGRSDAGAAAQHVFAGLERSHGATLGVAAIDTRTGRIVSYRGGERFPFASSNKTFIAAATLQASSAADLDVVVHYTAADLLAYAPITSRFVDTGMTVRELIDAMLRFSDNTAANLLVARLGGPDAVERWLRGIGDRTTNVDRVEPDLNEATPADPRDTTTPVQFAADLRKVLLGTSLDVADRTLLRNTMLDCTTGDTTIRAGVDPAWPVADKTGTGEYGVRDDIAVVYPTGRAPIVIVTMSRKGQPDAAPDNALLAEATKVAVAALR, encoded by the coding sequence ATGGACATTCGAACGAGATTCCTCTCCGTCATCGGCGGCACGGCGGTCGCCGCGGCCGTCGCGATCTCCGGCGTCGGCGCGTCCCCGGCGTCGCCGTCGCCGCACGCCTCGGCCTCGGCCGCCTCCGCGGGCCGCTCGGATGCGGGAGCCGCGGCGCAACACGTCTTCGCCGGGCTGGAGCGCAGCCACGGCGCGACTCTGGGCGTCGCCGCGATCGACACCCGCACGGGCCGGATCGTGTCGTACCGGGGCGGGGAGCGCTTCCCGTTCGCCTCCTCGAACAAGACGTTCATCGCCGCGGCGACGCTCCAGGCGTCGAGCGCCGCCGACCTGGACGTCGTCGTGCACTACACGGCGGCCGACCTGCTCGCCTACGCGCCGATCACCAGCAGGTTCGTGGACACCGGGATGACGGTGCGCGAGCTGATCGACGCCATGCTGCGGTTCAGCGACAACACCGCCGCGAACCTCCTGGTCGCCCGGCTGGGTGGACCGGACGCGGTCGAGCGCTGGCTGCGGGGCATCGGCGACCGCACGACGAACGTCGACCGGGTGGAGCCGGACCTCAACGAGGCGACGCCGGCGGATCCGCGCGACACGACGACCCCGGTCCAGTTCGCCGCCGACCTGCGAAAGGTGCTGCTCGGCACGTCCCTCGACGTCGCCGACCGCACCCTGCTGCGCAACACCATGCTCGACTGCACGACCGGCGACACCACCATCCGCGCCGGGGTCGACCCCGCCTGGCCCGTCGCCGACAAGACCGGCACCGGCGAGTACGGCGTCCGCGATGACATCGCCGTGGTCTACCCGACGGGACGCGCGCCGATCGTGATCGTCACGATGTCCAGGAAGGGCCAGCCGGACGCCGCTCCGGACAACGCGCTTCTCGCCGAGGCCACGAAGGTAGCGGTCGCCGCCCTTCGCTGA
- a CDS encoding LysR family transcriptional regulator, producing MDVIAACRVLVEVGERGSVTGAAASLRVAQSVASRRILALERHLGGALLERTARSAVLTPFARDLLPSARRLVRLADELELDAERARLRPVTVAVPMGCATRDLAVVDAAGRAAGIRLDFVAAPPARRAELAAANGVRVTVASVPPADGVWAAELGAAGRRATGATLRIGSLRRGRTGRARDGDAGARLRIGPEDDVPHVRDVLQRAGYAAGLLPGQLPVDDSTTAALAAVLADGDLLLCSEAEASELGLHWRPFTGLDLARGYTVTGQSEHDVAAVRSAVGDELAAAFGAHPSGRPLADDEVHDE from the coding sequence ATGGATGTGATCGCCGCCTGCCGGGTGCTCGTCGAAGTGGGCGAGCGTGGGAGCGTGACCGGAGCGGCAGCGTCGCTGCGGGTCGCGCAGTCTGTCGCAAGCCGTCGCATCCTCGCGCTCGAACGCCACCTCGGGGGCGCACTGCTGGAGCGCACCGCGCGCAGCGCCGTCCTCACCCCGTTCGCGCGCGACCTGCTGCCGTCCGCGCGCCGGCTGGTGCGCCTCGCGGACGAGCTCGAGCTGGACGCCGAACGCGCCCGGCTGCGGCCGGTCACCGTCGCCGTGCCGATGGGATGCGCGACCCGCGACCTCGCCGTTGTGGACGCAGCCGGCCGGGCCGCGGGGATCCGCCTCGACTTCGTTGCGGCGCCGCCCGCCCGGCGTGCGGAACTGGCGGCGGCGAACGGCGTGCGCGTCACGGTGGCGAGCGTGCCGCCGGCCGACGGCGTCTGGGCGGCTGAGCTCGGAGCGGCGGGTCGCCGCGCGACCGGCGCCACGCTTCGGATCGGTTCGCTGCGCCGCGGGCGCACGGGTCGCGCCCGCGACGGCGACGCCGGCGCCCGCCTGCGGATCGGACCGGAGGACGACGTGCCGCACGTACGCGACGTGCTGCAGCGCGCGGGCTACGCGGCCGGCCTGCTCCCCGGTCAGCTTCCCGTCGACGACTCCACCACCGCGGCCCTCGCCGCCGTACTCGCCGACGGCGACCTGCTGCTCTGCTCCGAGGCGGAGGCGAGCGAGCTCGGGCTGCACTGGCGTCCCTTCACGGGTCTCGACCTCGCCCGCGGGTACACCGTCACCGGTCAGAGCGAGCACGACGTGGCGGCGGTGCGCTCCGCCGTCGGAGACGAGCTCGCCGCCGCATTCGGCGCGCACCCGAGCGGCCGGCCGCTCGCGGACGACGAGGTGCACGATGAGTGA
- a CDS encoding glycoside hydrolase family 36 protein: protein MLHTFDFGSVRIPANVSGTPRPVAAGHVVPAGPIALLHPFGDTEFYRHGWNSWSPSGWARTDGDTIGIKDSPRRLLTADDAANETPHAHSGSAVGAVVGEDGNVLLLGALGLGSPRVGADGNILWGRAEADIAEWFVGYGPESEVFASYADLVSERLGRRALRAGAVWSSWYSFFEDIDEDLVARTVSDLRGYPFDVFQLDDGWEPIVGDWEAGPDFPSGMAATARTIADAGFRPGLWLAPMIALPGSTIARTRPDLLVQDDDGRPLVSGYNWGSHYYSLDTTQPEVRDHLREVFERVVGWGFRYLKLDFMYAGAITGNRSRDVHRETAYRDAVEHIRTVVGDSVYLLGCGVPMIPSVGVFDGARVGPDVGAFWDNAERVGDPSGVGARNSIVSSINRAWMKRLYEVDPDAVYFRSARNLLNDGERQALRDTAAILEFRSTSDPLAWLTPAERDELRAYMEETAVIEQTGRYAFRINGREVDLAPIVTGEAAAEAASLVV from the coding sequence ATGCTGCACACCTTCGACTTCGGATCCGTCCGCATCCCCGCCAACGTCTCCGGCACGCCCCGTCCGGTTGCCGCCGGCCACGTCGTGCCGGCGGGACCGATTGCGCTCCTGCATCCCTTCGGCGACACCGAGTTCTACCGCCACGGCTGGAATTCGTGGAGCCCCTCCGGCTGGGCGCGGACCGACGGCGACACCATCGGCATCAAGGACAGCCCGCGGCGCCTGCTGACCGCGGACGACGCCGCGAATGAGACGCCGCACGCGCACTCGGGGAGCGCGGTCGGTGCGGTCGTCGGCGAGGACGGCAACGTGCTGCTGCTCGGCGCGCTCGGCCTGGGCAGCCCACGGGTGGGCGCCGACGGCAACATCCTCTGGGGTCGTGCGGAGGCGGACATCGCGGAGTGGTTCGTCGGGTACGGGCCCGAGAGCGAGGTCTTCGCGAGCTACGCCGACCTCGTCTCCGAGCGGCTCGGCCGCCGGGCGCTGCGCGCGGGCGCCGTGTGGAGCAGCTGGTACTCGTTCTTCGAGGACATCGACGAGGACCTCGTCGCCCGCACGGTGAGCGATCTGCGCGGCTACCCGTTCGACGTCTTCCAGCTCGACGACGGCTGGGAGCCGATCGTCGGCGACTGGGAGGCCGGCCCCGACTTCCCGTCCGGGATGGCGGCGACCGCCCGCACCATCGCCGACGCCGGGTTCCGGCCCGGACTCTGGCTCGCACCGATGATCGCCCTCCCCGGCTCCACCATCGCGCGCACCCGCCCGGACCTGCTCGTGCAGGACGACGACGGCCGTCCACTGGTCAGCGGCTACAACTGGGGTTCCCACTACTACTCGCTCGACACCACACAGCCCGAGGTCAGGGACCACCTGCGCGAGGTGTTCGAACGCGTCGTCGGCTGGGGCTTCCGCTACCTCAAGCTCGACTTCATGTACGCGGGCGCGATCACCGGCAACCGGAGCAGGGACGTTCACCGCGAGACCGCGTACCGGGATGCCGTCGAACACATCCGCACGGTGGTCGGCGACTCGGTCTACCTGCTCGGCTGCGGCGTCCCGATGATCCCGTCGGTCGGCGTCTTCGACGGCGCACGGGTGGGACCGGACGTCGGCGCGTTCTGGGACAACGCCGAGCGCGTCGGCGACCCGTCCGGCGTCGGCGCACGCAACTCGATCGTCTCGTCCATCAACCGGGCGTGGATGAAGCGCCTCTACGAGGTGGACCCGGACGCCGTCTACTTCCGCAGCGCGCGCAACCTGCTGAACGACGGGGAGCGGCAGGCGCTGCGCGACACCGCCGCCATCCTCGAGTTCCGGTCGACGTCCGATCCGCTCGCCTGGCTCACCCCCGCGGAACGGGACGAGCTGCGCGCGTACATGGAGGAGACGGCCGTGATCGAGCAGACCGGGCGCTACGCGTTCCGTATCAACGGCCGCGAGGTCGACCTGGCGCCGATCGTGACCGGGGAGGCGGCGGCGGAGGCCGCATCCCTCGTCGTCTGA
- a CDS encoding methyltransferase domain-containing protein: MTDEHLRAVRARFDERAGEYDDSAMHRALAAEVAAFAEVRPGSDVLDVATGTGLVLRSLRDARAGARLTGVDLSPGMLAVARERLPEAAFIEADATALPILDATVDVVICVTGMHLFPDPAAAIAEWARVLRPGGRAVTATFGRMDPAAHGGGHGAAQPPAYPTRHDLFETPELLAAAVAPAGFAVARHAWWTSGADRILLAELTR; the protein is encoded by the coding sequence ATGACCGACGAGCACCTCCGCGCCGTCCGCGCCCGTTTCGACGAGCGCGCAGGCGAGTACGACGACAGCGCCATGCACCGCGCGCTCGCGGCCGAGGTCGCCGCGTTCGCCGAGGTGCGGCCCGGGTCCGACGTGCTCGACGTCGCGACCGGGACCGGACTCGTGCTGCGGTCGCTGCGCGATGCGCGCGCGGGCGCCCGGCTCACCGGTGTCGACCTGTCGCCCGGGATGCTCGCCGTCGCCCGCGAGCGGCTGCCCGAGGCCGCGTTCATCGAGGCGGACGCCACCGCGCTGCCGATCCTGGACGCGACCGTCGACGTGGTGATCTGCGTCACCGGGATGCACCTGTTCCCCGACCCCGCCGCCGCGATCGCCGAGTGGGCGCGGGTGCTGCGGCCGGGCGGGCGGGCCGTCACCGCCACCTTCGGCAGGATGGACCCGGCCGCGCACGGCGGAGGCCACGGGGCCGCTCAACCGCCCGCCTATCCGACCCGCCACGACCTGTTCGAGACCCCGGAGCTGCTGGCGGCGGCCGTCGCGCCCGCCGGCTTCGCCGTCGCGCGGCACGCCTGGTGGACCTCCGGCGCCGACCGCATCCTCCTCGCCGAGCTCACCCGCTGA
- a CDS encoding serine hydrolase, with amino-acid sequence MSDARFLDDVRTELAQAGLRASLLVRDLGSGRELALDADTPTPAASLAKLPIALAVLTRIADGRLDGAEPVTVPAGDPGEGLPGTTRFRHPSVISIDDLVSLALSISDNGAADALLRIVPPAEVTADLDAIGVHGIAVRHPFADLSDTPLEHLAPEDAHLAHTLAIRGSTPASGHPVRQLDVARTNTGTARAFAGLLDAVWHDRGVAPEAAARLRDDLRRSLIRHRLAPDLSADDAVWASKTGTLLNLRHEAGVVEHADGARIAVVAMSTSSVPASTQPAAEAALGAAARALHDRIRAGN; translated from the coding sequence ATGAGTGACGCCCGCTTCCTCGACGACGTCAGGACGGAACTCGCGCAGGCCGGCCTGCGCGCCTCCCTGCTGGTGCGCGACCTGGGCTCCGGGCGCGAGCTCGCGCTGGATGCGGACACGCCCACCCCCGCGGCCTCTCTCGCGAAGCTGCCCATCGCGCTCGCGGTCCTCACCCGCATCGCGGACGGACGCCTGGACGGCGCCGAACCGGTGACCGTTCCGGCCGGGGACCCCGGGGAAGGGCTGCCAGGCACGACGCGCTTCCGGCATCCCTCGGTGATCTCGATCGACGATCTCGTCTCGCTCGCCCTCTCGATCAGCGACAACGGCGCGGCGGACGCCCTGCTGCGCATCGTGCCGCCCGCCGAGGTGACGGCGGACCTCGACGCCATCGGCGTGCACGGCATCGCCGTGCGGCATCCCTTCGCCGACCTCTCCGACACCCCGCTCGAGCATCTGGCGCCGGAGGACGCGCACCTGGCGCACACGCTCGCGATCCGCGGGAGCACCCCGGCGAGCGGCCATCCGGTGCGGCAGCTCGACGTCGCGCGGACCAACACCGGCACAGCGAGGGCGTTCGCAGGGCTGCTGGATGCGGTCTGGCACGACCGCGGGGTCGCGCCGGAGGCCGCGGCGCGGCTGCGCGACGACCTGCGCCGGAGCCTCATCCGGCACCGGCTCGCGCCCGACCTCAGCGCGGACGACGCCGTCTGGGCGTCCAAGACCGGCACGCTGCTGAACCTGCGTCACGAGGCCGGCGTCGTGGAGCACGCCGACGGCGCCCGGATCGCCGTGGTGGCGATGAGCACATCGTCGGTCCCCGCGTCGACCCAGCCCGCGGCCGAGGCCGCACTGGGGGCCGCGGCCCGCGCGCTGCACGACCGGATCCGCGCGGGCAACTGA
- a CDS encoding sugar ABC transporter substrate-binding protein, with product MEQSAWGQYWTNLSTQIAAGSAPDVWVDQVSYYPQFVQDKQIVDIEPYVKKDKIDLGQYVDGLADLWKVDDARYGLPKDWDTMGLVYNKADLKAAGVDEASLADLTWNPKDGGSFEQLIATLTVDKNGHNGLDPAFDKNNVKTFGFLPEWADGSQGQNGWGNLAASNGWTYADKNPFGTKFNYDQTKLTDTVQWLADLSKKGYAPKLDVQSTLARSEVLDNGGGALTTLGSFNLAAYKGKTDQFGFAPLPIGPEGRKSAINGLSDAIYAGSKHKDQAWEWVKYLASADCQNAVAETGVVFPAIKTASEKSAEVREKEGLNAKVFLDEQQAKDGTFIIPISYHGTEISQIVQDAIQSVALGQKDAKTALTKANDQVNALFK from the coding sequence ATCGAGCAGAGCGCCTGGGGCCAGTACTGGACCAACCTCTCCACGCAGATCGCCGCGGGCAGCGCTCCCGACGTCTGGGTCGACCAGGTCTCGTACTACCCGCAGTTCGTGCAGGACAAGCAGATCGTCGACATCGAGCCCTACGTGAAGAAGGACAAGATCGACCTCGGCCAGTACGTCGACGGCCTCGCCGACCTGTGGAAGGTGGACGACGCCCGCTACGGCCTGCCGAAGGACTGGGACACCATGGGCCTGGTCTACAACAAGGCCGACCTGAAGGCCGCCGGTGTGGACGAGGCGTCCCTGGCCGACCTCACCTGGAACCCGAAGGACGGCGGCAGCTTCGAGCAGCTCATCGCCACGCTGACCGTCGACAAGAACGGCCACAACGGCCTCGACCCCGCCTTCGACAAGAACAACGTGAAGACGTTCGGCTTCCTCCCCGAGTGGGCGGACGGCTCGCAGGGTCAGAACGGCTGGGGCAACCTCGCCGCCTCCAACGGGTGGACCTACGCGGACAAGAACCCGTTCGGCACGAAGTTCAACTACGACCAGACGAAGCTCACCGACACCGTGCAGTGGCTCGCCGACCTCTCGAAGAAGGGATACGCGCCCAAGCTCGACGTGCAGTCGACGCTGGCCCGCTCCGAGGTCCTCGACAACGGCGGCGGCGCGCTGACGACGCTCGGCTCGTTCAACCTCGCCGCATACAAGGGCAAGACCGACCAGTTCGGCTTCGCGCCGCTGCCGATCGGGCCCGAGGGTCGCAAGTCCGCCATCAACGGCCTCTCCGACGCGATCTACGCGGGCAGCAAGCACAAGGACCAGGCGTGGGAGTGGGTCAAGTACCTCGCCTCCGCCGATTGCCAGAACGCGGTCGCCGAGACCGGCGTCGTCTTCCCCGCGATCAAGACCGCGTCCGAGAAGTCGGCCGAGGTGCGCGAGAAGGAGGGCCTGAACGCGAAGGTCTTCCTCGACGAGCAGCAGGCGAAGGACGGCACGTTCATCATCCCGATCAGCTACCACGGCACCGAGATCAGCCAGATCGTCCAGGACGCCATCCAGAGCGTCGCCCTCGGTCAGAAGGACGCCAAGACGGCCCTGACCAAGGCGAACGATCAGGTGAACGCCCTCTTCAAGTAG